The segment TTCCATAACCGAAGTCTCCAGGAGTTCAGGTTCAACAACCTTTGTCATTTCTGCTAACGCACCTAACATAGCGGTGTTAACAACACTCCATCCAGCTACTACCAGGCCTAACGATCTCGCTATCTCAGTTGCGTTTACGTAATACGTGTTTTTCCAATACTTCTTAGGATTGTCAGAATTTATTAAGAGAATTCCGTTATCTTTTAATCCCTCGAGTGGGTTGATTAATGGGATGAGGGTGGTATCAAATACAACGACGACGTCCGGGTTGTACACTCTCCTGTGAAGAGGAATAGGTTCGTCAGATATTCTAACCTCACTACTCACTGGAGCGCCTCTCCTCTCCCCTCCAAAGAAAGGTATGGACTGTGCATATTTTCCCTTAGCGATGACTGATTTAGTGAGTAGCTCACCAGCGGTAACAACCCCTTGACCTCCTCTCCCCTTCAACGAAATTTCAATCATAAAAGATGTGTTGTTTCTAAAAGTTAAGGATATGACTTAAGATTTGTCCCTTTATATCTTTTAACAGAGTTAATTACTTTAGGAAAAAGGCTTAATTTTACGTTAATGCTAAAAAGGAAACGTACCTATTGATGGGAACTTAACCAAGTTAAACATGTTTTTTAAAATTCTTTTAGTTTATACTATAAAACTTTTTTTCCCTATCTAGAATAAGTTCATTGGGAACATGTGTTATCTAAATATTTCTAAGATTGATAGGCCTATTATAGAAAAAAACGTTGTTTTATTACGTAAAGAGAAATTTGAAAGAATAGAGACCGAAAGATATATCAAGATCCTTTCAACACATCAAAGGATTGACATAAGTAAAAGTTATTTCTACTTTACACTGAATAAAATACGTGAGATGGGACTCGTTACAAAAAACGGTCTCGCATTTAAAGCTGCCATCCCCTTTGAGATTAAGAAAGATAAGGTCGAATTGAAAGAGAAGATATTATACGTCACTGAAGATAAAGAGCTTTTACTTATGGATCTTGAGAGAGACGAATACGCATGTAAAAGTTGTTCCATAAGATCTCTATGTGTTAGTTACCTGAAGAAGGTGGCTAAGGAATCGAAGGTTCAATTAGAGAAGGAAAGACCTAGGGATGCGTGGAAGGAGCTAATAATTGCGATGGAGAGGAACGTTATAGAGAACGCCACCTATTTGAGAATTTCAGGTCTGGAAAGCACAGAAAGAGAGAAAGAGCTGAAGGAGAGCGAGATATCATGTTGAACGTTTTACCAGCGAAGCCTTTAGCTCTCCTGAATAATACAGATGAAGCCTTTATTAATTTGAAGTACTGAACTTTGACTAGCCAAGCAAATTCTGAGAGATTATTTTATCTGTGTATTTCTATGGTTTTTAAGAAGTAAAAATTTACTTTTTAGAAACTTCCAGATTAAGTCTATATTTAATAAAATTCTTATAGTGAATTACGAATTCCCTAAAACAGAAAGACACATAAATGACGCTAATTAGACTAACACTATGGGAAATGACAACGACGAGGTAATTAAGCTACTTAACAATCTGAATTCCAGCTTAGACGGATTAAGTACTGTCGAGGCCGAGTCTAGGCTTAAAGAGTACGGTTTTAACGAAGTGAAAGAAAAGAGAAGAAGTCCTATTGAAAGCTTTATCCTGAAGTTCTGGGCTCCAGTTCCCTGGATGCTTGAAGTTACTGCCTTATTGACGTTTATTCTTAAAAGATACCTGGATATGGATATTATCCTTTTCCTTTTAGTTTTCAACTCAATTATTAGTTTCATTCAGGAACATAGAGCAGAGAACGCAGTAGAACTCCTAAAAAGTAGGTTAAACATAATGGCTAAAGTTAAGAGAGATGGTAAGTGGAATTTAACTCCTGCTAGATATCTCGTACCTGGAGATCTAGTTACCGTAAAGATCGGTGACATAGTTCCAGCCGACCTAAAGATAATAGAAGGCCAAGTTTTGGTAGATCAGTCAGTACTTACCGGAGAGTCTCAACCAGTGGAAAGGAAATTCTTAGAGGCTCTCTATTCTGGTTCTATCATAAGACGTGGAGAGGCTAAAGGAATCGTGATCGCAACGGGAGATAAGACCTACTTCGGTAAGACCACTCAGCTAGTACAGGAGGCGAAGTCCAAATCACATATCCAGGACATCATTATGAAGATAGTGAGGTACCTTGTAGCTATAGACGTCGTCCTAGTAGTTGCCTTAACTGTGTTTGCAATAATTAATGGCATAAACGTCAGCGAGACTTTGCCCTTTTCCTTAGTCGTTCTCATAGCCTCAGTTCCAGTAGCTCTCCCCGCTACGTTCACCATAGCCATGGCATTAGGAGCTGAGGAGTTGTCTAGAAAGGGAATATTAGTTACCAGACTGAGCGCATCTGAGGACATAGCTA is part of the Metallosphaera cuprina Ar-4 genome and harbors:
- a CDS encoding 2-oxoacid:acceptor oxidoreductase family protein, with the protein product MIEISLKGRGGQGVVTAGELLTKSVIAKGKYAQSIPFFGGERRGAPVSSEVRISDEPIPLHRRVYNPDVVVVFDTTLIPLINPLEGLKDNGILLINSDNPKKYWKNTYYVNATEIARSLGLVVAGWSVVNTAMLGALAEMTKVVEPELLETSVMEEFPGKLGELNAKAVFLGTKEVKSLD